From one Pithys albifrons albifrons isolate INPA30051 chromosome 22, PitAlb_v1, whole genome shotgun sequence genomic stretch:
- the NPHP4 gene encoding nephrocystin-4 isoform X5 has translation MEKSHLQYALKPHQPLETIIHLLPENLLISGLQAVPGLLPAHGDATDCFQKPRLMKPVTCYLERLSIRLYPSLEEFEEELLDLLNSDRLLQANAAPDGEEVAVRERRLHIGVHNGLRFVRAPQVAVLVPEAEEVLGGCWEAPGSRARDAGQALVLRSRIHLSEMVPHPAFVVCFQLEYVLCSAGRAGGKAVSGSARGEAADMRSVRWAVWRPAPGISDTDVVLPLRGGACRGPCQTLVYQTPPSSRSSWQGKHVESGTVQFHVSTDLEEHLVTAAEILCKDRDESEQPPTPSLRVPVPRRVPASPRGPGLSVSQLVASPRGRGQTPPQDGGITHLEADLGSPNTEPCADDQLQALPFTPLQVPIAAVGLQAGSSCVSLSRASLARLHAAGFPEILDRNQEPVEISEPVELGSFNPRLEEADPLQGNEIILQFLAFGRDAQGSVEGPWPRTIFLTFQFYRFPPITTPRLQLVSTDGGPVTGLTMLAQHLVRVNEDGTLSTRPPGLQLKYMVDPAFLRPGEQRWFLRYLAEHSLQIDVWDGDSLLHVGSAAVKLEPLLRQGQAAVRTYHELEVATTEYEPDGTVLGREALRHGALRPLGVRVAVRGRLHLCLANVGHPCEEIPGQLLSRSRIGPAPDTTVTIPAGSWRSLNAAGGRRTVRARRLMDVDGELEAVLRSHRPEQGWPKQHAWDLQVISAYRDHIKGDSIYQMLSQAITATRTVHAVLGTAEFFEFPLKNPYSIQHTVTIEVDHPELSVILDPREWRHFKELTKSVTPVEEEMFHLRDDLKPQVYLRPSETVHIPFKYQTFSADPAVVVAQGPSGLGASAKADTSSLGKSRTGQTKLIQVSFQVSGGKPIALLRVKVEPQPHVVDQTFRFYHPELTFLKKTIRLPPWHTLPGTPVGIPGGQPEMFVRCSDPDIICETKTLGPGEPQDIFLKVAGGPSPQIKKFFVAIYTDAWLAAPVQIWQFYLHSLQRLDVACSVGQLTRLSLLLHGTAAPRRVRAFTSHPQELEVDPNGAFVLPAHGIQDLYIGVRPRRAGSKFIYLNLVDVEYHQLVSSWLLCLSCRQPLISKAFEISLPAGGGRGCNKRITYTNPYPSPRLYFLCTNRPDLLQFKEDSFEVAGGEVYTIGLRFAPSQAVGEEEILIHINDHEEKNEETFCVKVLYQ, from the exons GCTAACGCCGCGCCGGACGGTGAAGAGGTGGCTGTTCGGGAGCGGCGGCTGCACATTGGTGTCCACAACGGCCTGCGCTTTGTTCGGGCGCCGCAGGTTGCGGTGCTGGTACCAGAGGCAGAAGAAGTGCTGGGTGGCTGCTGGGAGGCACCTGGTTCCAGAGCCAG GGATGCAGGTCAAGCCCTGGTACTGAGAAGCCGCATCCACCTGAGTGAAATGGTCCCTCACCCGGCATTCGTGGTCTGCTTCCAGCTGGAATATGTCTTGTgcagtgcagggagagctggtggGAAG GCTGTGTCCGGCAGTGCCCGTGGTGAGGCAGCTGACATGCGCTCAGTGCGCTGGGCTGTCTGGAGACCTGCCCCAGGCATCAGTGACACTGACGTGGTCCTGCCCCTGCGTGGTGGTGCCTGCCGTGGCCCTTGCCAAACTTTGGTCTACCAGACCCCACCAAGTAGCAGAAGCTCTTGGCAG GGGAAGCACGTGGAGTCTGGGACTGTCCAATTCCATGTTTCTACTGATTTGGAAGAACATCTTGTAACTGCTGCGGAGATCCTATGTAAAGACAGGGACGAGTCGGAACAGCCTCCTACGCCATCGCTGA GAGTGCCAGTGCCACGGCGAGTGCCGGCCTCCCCACGGGGACCAGGG CTGTCTGTGTCCCAGCTTGTGGCCTCACCACGGGGCAGGGGCCAGACCCCACCACAGGATGGAGGCATCACCCACCTGGAGGCCGACCTCGGCTCACCAAACACTGAGCCTTGTGCCGATGATCAGCTGCAGGCGCTGCCCTTCACCCCGCTGCAGGTGCCCATTGCCGCTGTGGGGTTACAGGCAGGCAG TTCCTGTGTGTCGCTCTCCCGTGCCTCCCTGGCACGCCTGCATGCTGCTGGCTTTCCAGAGATCCTGGACCGCAACCAAGAGCCAGTGGAAATCTCGGAGCCAGTGGAGCTAGGCAGTTTCAACCCACGACTGGAGGAAGCTGACCCTCTGCAAGGCAATGAAATAATCCTGCAGTTCCTGGCTTTTGGCAG ggatgcccagggcagcGTGGAGGGGCCATGGCCAAGAACCATCTTCCTCACCTTCCAGTTCTACCGTTTCCCGCCAATCACCACACCACGGCTGCAGTTAGTCAGCACAGATGGAGGGCCAGTGACTGGGCTGACCATGCTGGCACAGCATCTTGTCCGGGTGAATGAGGACGGGACACTCAGCACCA GACCACCGGGCTTGCAACTGAAGTATATGGTGGATCCGGCTTTTCTGCGGCCAGGGGAGCAGCGCTGGTTCCTGCGGTACCTGGCCGAGCACAGCCTCCAGATTGATGTCTGGGATGGGGACTCTCTGCTCCATGTGGGGTCTGCTGCTGTTAAACTGGAG CCTCTGCTGCGCCAGGGCCAGGCGGCTGTCAGAACCTACCATGAGCTGGAGGTGGCCACGACCGAGTACGAGCCCGACGGGACGGTGCTGGGCCGGGAAGCTCTGCGGCACGGCGCCCTGCGGCCCCTTGGTGTCCGCGTGGCTGTGAGGGGCCGCCTCCACCTCTGCCTGGCTAATGTTG GTCACCCATGCGAGGAGatcccagggcagctgctgtcCCGCTCTCGCATTGGCCCTGCACCAGACACCACTGTCACcatcccagctggcagctggcgCTCCCTGAATGCCGCTGGCG GCAGGCGGACGGTGCGAGCGCGGAGGCTGATGGATGTGGACGGGGAGCTGGAGGCTGTCCTGCGCAGCCACCGGCCAGAA cagggctggccgAAACAGCATGCCTGGGACCTGCAGGTCATCAGTGCCTATCGAGATCACATCAAGGGTGACAGTATCTACCAGATGCTCAGCCAGGCCATCACAGCCACCCGCACTGTCCACGCTGTGCTGGGGACGGCTGAGTTCTTTGAATTTCCCCTGAAGAACCCATACAGCATCCAGCACACTGTGACCATCGAGGTTGACCACCCTGAGCTCAG TGTCATACtggacccgagggaatggcgCCACTTCAAGGAGCTGACCAAGAGTGTTACGCCAGTGGAGGAGGAGATGTTCCATCTCCGTGACGACCTCAAGCCTCAGGTCTACCTGCGTCCCAGTGAGACTGTCCACATCCCCTTCAAATACCAGACATTCTCTGCAGACCCTGCTGTTGTTGTGGCACAG GGGCCATCCGGGCTGGGTGCCAGTGCTAAAGCAGACACCTCCTCCCTTGGGAAGAGCAGGACTGGGCAGACTAAACTCATCCAG GTCTCCTTCCAGGTGAGTGGAGGGAAGCCCATTGCACTCCTGCGAGTGAAGGTGGAGCCGCAGCCCCATGTGGTGGACCAGACCTTCCGCTTCTATCACCCGGAGCTCaccttcctgaaaaaaaccatTCGACTACCGCCCTGGCACACCCTCCCTG GCACACCAGTGGGGATACCAGGGGGACAGCCCGAGATGTTTGTTCGCTGCAGTGACCCTGACATCATTTGCGAAACCAAAACCTTG gggcCTGGTGAACCACAGGACATCTTCCTCAAAGTAGCTGGAGGACCAAGTCCGCAGATCAAAAAGTTCTTTGTAGCTATTTATAC GGATGCCTGGCTGGCAGCACCTGTCCAGATCTGGCAGTTCTACCTGCACTCACTGCAGCGCCTGGATGTTGCCTGCTCAGTTGGGCAGCTCACCCGCCTCTCCCTGCTACTGCATGGCACTGCAGCCCCGCGGAGGGTGCGGGCCTTCACCTCCCACCCCCAGGAACTGGAG GTGGATCCAAATGGTGCCTTCGTTCTCCCCGCTCATGGCATCCAGGACCTGTACATTGGTGTGAGGCCACGGCGGGCTGGCAGCAAGTTCATCTACCTCAACCTGGTGGATGTGGAATACCACCAGCTGGTATcctcctggctgctctgcttGTCCTGCAGGCAACCCCTCATCTCCAAG GCCTTTGAGATCTCGCTGCCTGCGGGAGGTGGAAGAGGCTGCAACAAGCGCATCACCTACACCAACCCGTACCCCTCACCCCGGCTCTATTTCTTGTGCACCAACCGCCCTGACCTGCTGCAGTTCAAGGAGGACTCCTTTGAG GTGGCCGGCGGGGAAGTTTACACCATCGGCCTGCGCTTCGCCCCAAGCCAGGctgtgggggaggaggagatcCTGATTCACATTAATGACCATGAGGAGAAGAACGAGGAGACCTTCTGCGTGAAGGTCCTTTACCAGTGA